From Desulfobaccales bacterium, the proteins below share one genomic window:
- a CDS encoding ABC transporter substrate-binding protein, whose product MRLLAAMVGLAWLAGAASAAAQGASPEPVRIGLYLPMTGAAAAMGQMVWEGVQIAHKLQPRILNREVKLILTDTKSDRIEAANAVSRLIEKDKVHAIIGEVISSDTLAGVPIAERARIPNITPTATNPLVTQGRQFAFRACFVDDLQGKVAARYAFEHLKARRAALLIDQAQDYCVGLGNYFSQEFKRLGGEIVAQSFIQTGDQDFTAQLSGFKAKQPDLLYAPNYYAENALLAKQMQSLGMSLPILTGDGAQVPELLSIGGPAVEGMAFTAHFHRQGIRTELGQRFLKAYEETYKKDLDAFAALGGECYVLLAQALEKAGTTDGAPVAQALAATRDFPGITGTITMGPDHNPIKDVVIIKVEKGKFAYQTTMQP is encoded by the coding sequence ATGCGTTTGCTTGCGGCGATGGTGGGGCTGGCCTGGCTGGCCGGGGCTGCGTCTGCGGCGGCTCAGGGTGCCTCCCCGGAGCCCGTCAGGATCGGGCTTTACCTTCCCATGACCGGCGCCGCCGCGGCCATGGGCCAGATGGTCTGGGAAGGCGTGCAAATCGCCCACAAGCTTCAGCCCCGTATCCTCAACCGGGAAGTGAAGCTCATCCTCACCGACACCAAAAGCGACCGCATCGAGGCGGCCAACGCGGTGTCCCGCCTCATCGAAAAGGACAAAGTGCACGCCATCATCGGCGAGGTCATCAGCAGCGACACCTTGGCGGGAGTGCCCATCGCCGAGCGGGCCCGCATCCCCAACATAACCCCCACGGCCACCAACCCCCTGGTGACCCAAGGGCGCCAGTTCGCCTTCCGGGCCTGCTTTGTGGACGACTTGCAGGGCAAGGTGGCGGCCCGCTATGCCTTTGAGCACCTGAAGGCCCGCCGGGCGGCCCTCCTCATCGACCAGGCCCAGGATTACTGCGTGGGCCTGGGGAATTATTTTTCCCAGGAATTCAAGCGCTTGGGCGGCGAGATCGTGGCCCAAAGCTTCATCCAGACGGGCGATCAGGACTTCACCGCCCAGCTTTCGGGCTTCAAGGCCAAGCAGCCGGATCTGCTCTACGCCCCCAACTACTACGCCGAAAATGCCCTGTTGGCCAAGCAGATGCAAAGCCTGGGCATGAGCCTCCCCATCCTCACCGGGGACGGCGCCCAGGTGCCGGAGCTCCTCAGCATCGGCGGCCCGGCGGTGGAGGGCATGGCCTTCACCGCCCACTTCCATCGCCAGGGCATCCGCACCGAGCTGGGGCAGCGGTTCCTGAAGGCCTACGAAGAGACCTACAAGAAGGACCTGGACGCCTTTGCCGCCCTGGGGGGCGAGTGCTATGTGCTTCTGGCCCAGGCCCTGGAGAAGGCGGGCACCACGGACGGCGCCCCGGTGGCCCAGGCCCTGGCCGCCACCCGGGACTTCCCCGGCATCACCGGCACCATCACCATGGGTCCGGACCACAACCCCATCAAAGACGTGGTGATCATCAAGGTGGAAAAGGGCAAATTCGCCTATCAGACCACCATGCAGCCTTGA
- a CDS encoding NAD(P)H-dependent oxidoreductase encodes MNILVILAHPNPASFNHAIAAQVVATLKDCGHTVWFHDLYAEGFDPILPAAEIAEDGPVPPEVKDHCRELAEAHGIIIVHPNWWGQPPAILKGWVDRVFRPGVAYKFAPGEGGEGVPLGLLKAHTALVFNTSNTPAQREAQVFRDPLETLWRICIFALCGVQIFQRRTFSVVITSTPEERRAWLAEVDRLVREHFPPGE; translated from the coding sequence ATGAATATCCTGGTCATCCTGGCCCACCCCAACCCGGCCAGCTTCAACCATGCCATCGCCGCCCAGGTGGTGGCCACCCTGAAGGATTGCGGCCACACCGTCTGGTTTCACGACCTCTATGCCGAGGGGTTCGATCCCATCCTGCCCGCAGCGGAGATCGCCGAGGACGGGCCGGTGCCGCCGGAGGTCAAGGACCACTGCCGGGAGCTGGCCGAGGCCCACGGCATCATCATCGTCCACCCCAACTGGTGGGGCCAGCCGCCGGCCATCCTCAAAGGCTGGGTGGACCGGGTCTTTCGGCCCGGGGTGGCCTACAAGTTTGCCCCCGGCGAGGGCGGCGAGGGGGTGCCCCTGGGCCTGCTGAAGGCCCACACCGCCCTGGTCTTCAACACCTCCAACACCCCGGCCCAGCGGGAGGCCCAGGTCTTCCGGGACCCCCTGGAGACCCTGTGGCGCATCTGCATCTTTGCCCTCTGCGGGGTGCAGATCTTCCAGCGCCGCACCTTTTCCGTGGTGATCACCAGCACCCCGGAAGAGCGCCGGGCCTGGCTGGCCGAGGTGGACCGCCTGGTGCGGGAGCATTTCCCGCCGGGGGAATGA
- the gyrA gene encoding DNA gyrase subunit A: MESRAVPINIEDEIRKSYLEYALSVIIGRALPDVRDGLKPVHRRILYAMGEVGNHWNRPYRKSAKIVGEVMGNYHPHGDAAIYEALVRMAQDFSMRAPLVDGQGNFGSIDGDAPAAMRYTEVRLSRLAHELLQDLDKDTVDFVPNYDGSLKEPVVLPTRVPNLLVNGGSGIAVGMATNIPPHNLEEVCEALLAYLQNPDITLEELLALMPGPDFPTGAYIYGAEGIAEAYRTGRGLIRLRAKVTIERKGGREALIIRELPYQVNKARLIERIVELVRDKKIEGISDIRDESDREGLRVVIQLRKDEPAEIILNQLFLHTPLQITFGINLVAIVGNRPELLSLKDLLYHFLAHRKEVITRRTRYELKQAEARAHLLAGLLIALEHLDAVIALIRAAANPAVAKEQLMERFGLSELQAQAILDMRLQRLTGLERQKIVDEAREVEAAIARYRAILADEALVRELIAQELTELKEKFGEPRRTEIIPVAQEFRAEDLIADEEMVVTISHRGYIKRTPLNIYRSQRRGGKGRTGMATRENDFVSQLYVASTHSYFLIFTSSGRVYWLKVHEIPVGSPSSQGKAIVNLLNLGAEEKIATILPVRDFREDLSLVMATRRGVVKRTELGFFQRPRKGGLIALSLDEGDELVSVGLTAPDQDIFLATRQGKVIRFLAAEVRDMGRMARGVKGMELAEGDEVVGMEVMRPQDTILTVTQRGYGKRTPADAYPRHHRGGQGVKGLQITAKNGPVLGLLQLNPEDEIMLVTDRGKILRMAARDIPVVGRVAQGVKLIDVDPEEQVVSVAKVAERGDDDEGASEL; encoded by the coding sequence ATGGAAAGCCGCGCCGTTCCCATCAACATCGAGGATGAAATCCGCAAATCCTACCTGGAGTACGCCCTGTCGGTGATCATCGGCCGGGCCCTCCCGGATGTGCGGGACGGCCTCAAGCCTGTCCACCGCCGCATCCTCTATGCCATGGGCGAGGTGGGCAACCACTGGAACCGCCCCTATCGCAAAAGCGCCAAGATCGTCGGCGAAGTCATGGGTAACTACCACCCCCACGGCGACGCCGCCATCTACGAGGCCTTGGTGCGCATGGCCCAGGACTTCTCCATGCGGGCCCCGTTGGTGGACGGCCAGGGCAACTTCGGCAGCATCGACGGGGATGCCCCCGCGGCCATGCGCTACACCGAGGTGCGCTTATCGAGGCTGGCCCACGAACTCCTCCAGGACCTGGACAAGGACACGGTGGACTTCGTCCCCAACTACGACGGCTCCCTCAAAGAGCCCGTGGTGCTCCCCACCCGGGTCCCCAACCTCCTGGTGAACGGCGGCTCCGGCATCGCCGTGGGCATGGCCACCAACATCCCGCCCCACAACCTGGAGGAGGTCTGCGAGGCGCTGCTGGCCTACCTGCAAAACCCGGACATCACCCTGGAGGAGCTCCTCGCCCTCATGCCGGGGCCGGATTTCCCCACCGGCGCCTATATATACGGCGCCGAGGGCATCGCCGAGGCCTACCGCACCGGCCGGGGGCTCATTCGCCTGCGGGCTAAGGTGACCATCGAGCGCAAGGGCGGCCGGGAGGCCCTGATCATCCGGGAGCTCCCTTACCAGGTGAACAAGGCCCGCCTCATCGAGCGCATCGTGGAGCTGGTCCGGGACAAGAAGATCGAGGGCATCAGCGACATCCGGGACGAATCCGACCGGGAGGGCCTCAGGGTGGTCATCCAGCTCCGCAAGGACGAGCCGGCGGAGATCATCCTTAACCAGCTCTTCCTGCACACGCCGCTCCAGATCACCTTCGGCATCAACCTGGTGGCCATCGTCGGCAACCGCCCCGAGCTCTTGAGCCTAAAAGACCTCCTCTATCACTTCCTGGCCCACCGCAAAGAGGTCATCACCCGGCGCACCCGCTATGAGCTGAAGCAGGCCGAGGCCCGGGCCCATCTCCTGGCGGGGCTGCTCATTGCCCTGGAGCACCTGGACGCGGTCATCGCCCTGATTAGGGCGGCGGCCAACCCGGCGGTGGCCAAGGAGCAGCTCATGGAGCGCTTCGGGCTCTCCGAGCTCCAGGCCCAGGCCATCCTGGACATGCGCCTGCAGCGCCTGACGGGCCTGGAGCGCCAGAAGATCGTGGATGAAGCCCGGGAGGTGGAGGCGGCCATCGCCCGCTATCGGGCCATCCTGGCGGATGAGGCCTTGGTGAGGGAGCTCATCGCCCAGGAGCTCACCGAGCTCAAGGAGAAGTTCGGGGAGCCCCGGCGCACCGAGATCATCCCGGTGGCCCAGGAATTCCGGGCCGAGGACCTCATCGCCGATGAGGAGATGGTGGTCACCATCAGCCACCGGGGCTACATCAAGCGCACGCCATTGAACATCTACCGCAGCCAGCGCCGGGGAGGCAAAGGCCGCACCGGCATGGCCACCCGGGAAAACGACTTTGTCAGTCAGCTCTATGTGGCCTCCACCCACAGCTATTTCCTCATCTTCACCTCCAGCGGCCGGGTCTATTGGCTGAAGGTGCATGAGATCCCGGTGGGCTCCCCCAGCTCCCAGGGCAAGGCCATCGTCAATCTCCTGAACCTGGGGGCGGAGGAAAAGATCGCCACCATCCTGCCTGTCCGGGACTTCCGGGAGGACCTGAGCCTGGTGATGGCCACCCGCCGGGGGGTGGTGAAACGCACCGAGCTGGGCTTCTTCCAGCGGCCCCGCAAAGGGGGGTTGATCGCCCTCAGCCTGGATGAGGGGGATGAACTGGTGAGCGTGGGCCTCACGGCGCCGGATCAGGACATCTTTCTCGCCACCCGGCAGGGCAAGGTCATCCGCTTCCTGGCTGCGGAGGTCAGGGACATGGGCCGCATGGCCCGGGGCGTCAAGGGCATGGAGCTGGCCGAGGGCGATGAGGTGGTGGGCATGGAGGTGATGCGGCCCCAGGACACCATCCTCACCGTCACCCAGCGGGGCTACGGCAAGCGCACCCCGGCGGATGCCTACCCCCGGCACCACCGGGGCGGCCAGGGGGTCAAGGGCCTGCAGATCACTGCCAAAAACGGCCCGGTCCTGGGTTTGCTGCAGCTCAATCCCGAAGATGAGATCATGCTGGTCACCGACCGGGGCAAGATCCTCCGCATGGCGGCCCGGGACATTCCGGTGGTGGGCCGGGTGGCCCAGGGCGTCAAGCTCATCGACGTGGACCCCGAAGAGCAGGTGGTGAGCGTCGCCAAGGTGGCGGAGCGGGGCGATGACGACGAAGGCGCAAGTGAGCTCTGA
- a CDS encoding NAD(P)H-dependent glycerol-3-phosphate dehydrogenase, whose amino-acid sequence MTTKAQVSSEPVPVAVIGAGSWGTALAQLLADKGHEVRLWVREPEVLAEILEGENRTFLPGVALSRRLQPTSEFAEALAGAQVVLMAVPSHVYRETLRRLAPHLPPQVVLVSGTKGLEIDSQLTMEGVVREELGAEVPYAVLSGPSFAREVAAKQPTAVTVASRRPEVARFLQRLFSTPYFRVYTSYDVTGLELGGALKNVFAIGTGMLAGFGLGDNPRAALITRGLAEITRLGVRLGANPMTLVGLGGLGDLVLTCTGRLSRNYQVGYRLGRGEALADILASMQMVAEGVKTSQAVYLLAQRLGVEMPIVEAVYQILYTGLSLKEAIRRLMARELKDELEAMTESW is encoded by the coding sequence ATGACGACGAAGGCGCAAGTGAGCTCTGAGCCGGTGCCCGTGGCGGTCATCGGCGCCGGCTCCTGGGGCACCGCCCTGGCCCAGCTCCTGGCCGACAAGGGCCACGAGGTGCGCCTTTGGGTGCGGGAACCGGAAGTGCTGGCGGAGATCCTGGAAGGGGAAAACCGCACCTTCCTTCCCGGGGTGGCCCTCTCCCGGCGCCTCCAGCCCACGTCGGAATTTGCCGAGGCCCTGGCCGGGGCCCAGGTGGTGCTGATGGCGGTGCCCTCCCATGTCTACCGGGAAACCCTGCGCCGGCTTGCTCCCCATCTGCCTCCCCAGGTCGTGCTGGTGAGCGGCACCAAGGGCCTGGAGATTGACAGCCAGCTCACCATGGAGGGGGTGGTGCGGGAGGAGCTGGGGGCCGAGGTCCCTTATGCGGTGCTCTCCGGCCCCAGCTTTGCCCGGGAGGTGGCGGCGAAGCAGCCCACCGCGGTGACTGTGGCCTCTCGCCGGCCGGAGGTGGCCCGCTTCCTGCAGCGCCTCTTTTCCACCCCCTATTTCCGGGTTTATACCAGCTACGACGTTACCGGGCTGGAGCTGGGGGGGGCCCTGAAAAACGTCTTTGCCATCGGCACCGGCATGCTGGCGGGCTTCGGGCTGGGGGACAACCCCCGGGCGGCCCTCATCACCCGGGGCCTGGCGGAGATCACCCGCCTGGGGGTGCGCCTGGGCGCCAACCCCATGACCCTGGTGGGCCTGGGCGGCCTGGGGGACCTAGTCCTCACCTGCACCGGCCGTCTCAGCCGCAACTACCAGGTGGGCTACCGCCTGGGCCGGGGGGAGGCCCTGGCGGACATTCTGGCCAGCATGCAGATGGTGGCCGAAGGGGTGAAGACCTCCCAGGCGGTCTATCTCCTGGCCCAGCGCCTGGGGGTGGAGATGCCCATCGTGGAGGCGGTCTATCAGATCCTCTACACCGGTCTGTCTCTGAAGGAGGCCATCCGCCGCCTTATGGCCCGGGAGCTCAAGGACGAACTGGAGGCCATGACCGAATCCTGGTAA
- a CDS encoding YkgJ family cysteine cluster protein, translated as MGIATEQVPTLSGGEAPEPDGFVCRQCGECCRGVGGILVTPAEMEALAAYLGLEVAVLKRDYLVDTPLGWQVASPGGACIFLAGGLCRVHPVKPRICRQWPYLPALLGHAEEFEAAKEACPGLAAVGSHEDFRRQAKIRGGDS; from the coding sequence ATGGGCATCGCCACAGAGCAGGTCCCCACGCTTTCCGGGGGAGAGGCGCCGGAGCCGGATGGCTTCGTCTGCCGCCAATGCGGCGAGTGCTGCCGGGGGGTGGGGGGGATTCTCGTCACCCCGGCGGAGATGGAGGCTCTGGCCGCCTACCTGGGGCTGGAAGTGGCCGTCCTGAAGCGGGATTATCTGGTGGACACGCCCCTGGGCTGGCAGGTGGCCAGCCCGGGGGGCGCCTGCATCTTTCTGGCGGGGGGCCTTTGCCGGGTGCACCCGGTGAAGCCCCGCATCTGCCGGCAGTGGCCGTATCTGCCGGCGCTTCTGGGCCACGCCGAGGAATTCGAGGCGGCCAAGGAAGCCTGCCCGGGGCTGGCGGCGGTGGGGAGCCATGAGGACTTCCGCCGCCAGGCCAAGATCCGGGGCGGGGACTCTTGA
- a CDS encoding ATP-dependent 6-phosphofructokinase, producing MRSCEIVTVKDERPRVFDFVDTCIPTLGEAKIDSPIKTIPLFTREGRLMEESFVSDSERVLVYDTLEYLAQLRPGEEPLTFEVAGPRAKIYFDPSKTRCAIATCGGLCPGINDVIRAIVLQLHHLYRVRHIYGIRYGFQGFIPKYGHDMLDLTPDEVANIHSFGGTILSSSRGPQDIGEIVDALDRLSINILFLIGGDGTLRAADLIVQEIARRELKISVIVIPKTIDNDIPLVSRSFGFDTAVEMASQAIRAAHTEALGAPNGIGLVKLMGRYSGFVAANATLALREVNYVLIPELDFDLDGPQGLLASLEERLKARNHAVIVVAEGAGQKFFKKEDLPRDPSGNIKPGDIGVYLVDRIKEYFAAKKIDINLKYIDPSYMIRSMPANYNDRIFCGFLGQNAVHAGMAGKTAMLVSRWHGHYVHVPIKAAVGKSKEVDLDSPLWRSVLESTGQPPLKNCPTVEAG from the coding sequence ATGAGAAGCTGTGAGATTGTCACGGTGAAAGACGAGCGCCCCCGGGTGTTCGATTTTGTGGATACCTGCATCCCCACCCTGGGAGAAGCCAAGATCGACTCCCCCATCAAGACCATCCCCCTCTTCACCCGAGAGGGGCGGCTGATGGAGGAGAGCTTCGTCTCCGATTCGGAGCGGGTCCTGGTCTATGACACCCTGGAGTATCTGGCCCAGCTCCGGCCGGGGGAGGAGCCCCTGACCTTCGAGGTGGCGGGCCCCCGGGCCAAGATTTACTTCGACCCCTCCAAGACCCGCTGCGCCATCGCCACCTGCGGGGGCCTGTGCCCGGGCATCAATGACGTCATCCGGGCCATCGTGCTGCAATTGCACCACCTCTACCGGGTGCGGCACATCTACGGCATCCGCTACGGCTTCCAGGGCTTCATCCCCAAATACGGCCACGACATGCTGGACCTCACGCCGGATGAGGTGGCCAATATCCACTCCTTCGGCGGCACTATTCTCTCCTCCTCCCGGGGGCCCCAGGATATCGGCGAAATCGTGGACGCCCTGGACCGGCTGAGCATCAACATCCTCTTTCTCATCGGCGGCGACGGGACGCTTAGGGCTGCGGACCTCATCGTCCAGGAGATCGCCCGCCGGGAGCTGAAGATCTCCGTCATCGTCATCCCCAAGACCATTGACAACGACATCCCCCTGGTGTCCCGCTCCTTCGGCTTTGACACCGCGGTGGAGATGGCCTCCCAGGCCATCCGGGCGGCCCACACCGAGGCCCTGGGCGCGCCCAACGGCATCGGCCTGGTGAAGCTCATGGGCCGCTACTCCGGCTTTGTGGCGGCCAACGCCACCTTGGCCCTGCGGGAGGTCAACTACGTCCTCATCCCGGAGCTGGACTTTGACCTGGACGGCCCCCAAGGACTCCTGGCCAGCCTGGAGGAGCGCCTCAAGGCCAGAAACCACGCAGTCATCGTGGTGGCGGAAGGCGCCGGGCAGAAGTTCTTCAAAAAAGAGGACCTCCCCCGGGATCCCTCCGGCAACATCAAGCCCGGGGACATCGGGGTCTATCTGGTGGACCGCATCAAGGAATACTTCGCCGCCAAAAAGATAGACATCAACCTGAAATACATCGACCCCAGCTACATGATCCGGAGCATGCCGGCCAACTACAATGACCGCATCTTCTGCGGCTTTTTGGGGCAGAACGCGGTGCACGCCGGCATGGCCGGCAAGACCGCCATGCTGGTGTCCCGCTGGCACGGCCACTACGTGCATGTGCCCATCAAGGCGGCGGTGGGCAAATCCAAGGAGGTGGACCTGGATTCCCCTCTGTGGCGCAGTGTGCTGGAGTCCACCGGCCAGCCGCCTTTGAAGAACTGCCCGACGGTGGAAGCTGGGTGA
- the nuoF gene encoding NADH-quinone oxidoreductase subunit NuoF — MITCSCAASTPAQLSPAQLEKIDAIIAKYKDVPGNLMPVLQEVQEAIGWLPPEAQDRIAEGLNIPAAHIFGVMSFYSMYTWRPKGKYVIRFCESPPCHVLGAENLLEMAKEELGIGLNETTSDGLFTLETSACLGVCEVAPAMQINEVVHGHLTRERFRQIIADYRAGKAPDYTTLKCTTNEVTSYKQPPTDLILLKNVGKIDPENIDDYVAAGGWQALKKAVTTMTPEQVVEEVKTAGIRGRGGAGFPAGLKWSFTRPLTVTPKYIICNADEGEPGTIKDRYIMEGDPQKVLEGMAIAGYAVGASQGYIYVRGEYYLSKHRLNKAIEQARAKGFLGKNLFGTDFSFDIEVRSGFGCYICGEETALIESIEGKRGYPRMKPPFPGVAGLWGKPTIVNNVETLASVPAIIEKGGAWYKSLGTPDTTGTKIYQIIGHVKTPQIVEVPAGITLRELIDTYGGGMRPGSTFKFCQTGGASAGIVTAAALDTPLDFGSMAQVGGALGSGTMLVMDQNTCVVDFVRAVAKFFAHESCGQCTPCREGTPVILKTINRICQGQGTLDDLALLERLGAAMIDASFCPLGQTAPAPFLSAYKNFRQEFEDHVTKKICPTGVCKLR; from the coding sequence ATGATCACGTGCAGCTGCGCGGCATCCACTCCGGCCCAGCTCAGCCCGGCCCAGTTAGAGAAGATCGACGCCATCATCGCCAAATATAAGGACGTCCCCGGCAACCTCATGCCCGTCCTCCAGGAGGTGCAGGAGGCCATCGGCTGGCTCCCCCCCGAAGCTCAGGACCGCATCGCCGAAGGCCTCAACATCCCGGCGGCCCACATCTTCGGGGTGATGAGCTTCTACTCCATGTACACCTGGCGGCCCAAGGGGAAGTACGTCATCCGCTTCTGCGAATCCCCGCCCTGCCATGTGCTGGGGGCCGAAAATCTCCTGGAGATGGCCAAAGAGGAGCTGGGCATCGGCCTCAATGAGACCACCTCGGACGGCCTCTTTACCCTGGAGACCAGCGCTTGCCTGGGGGTGTGCGAGGTGGCCCCGGCCATGCAGATCAACGAAGTGGTGCACGGCCACCTCACCCGGGAGCGCTTCCGGCAGATCATCGCCGACTACCGGGCCGGGAAAGCCCCGGACTACACCACCCTCAAGTGCACCACCAACGAGGTCACCAGCTACAAGCAGCCCCCCACGGACCTCATCCTCCTCAAGAACGTGGGGAAGATCGATCCGGAAAACATCGACGATTATGTGGCCGCCGGCGGCTGGCAGGCCCTGAAAAAGGCGGTGACCACCATGACCCCGGAGCAGGTGGTGGAGGAGGTAAAGACAGCCGGCATTCGCGGCCGGGGCGGCGCCGGCTTCCCCGCCGGGCTCAAATGGTCCTTTACCCGGCCTCTCACCGTCACCCCCAAATACATCATCTGCAACGCCGACGAAGGGGAGCCGGGCACCATCAAGGACCGCTACATCATGGAGGGGGACCCCCAGAAGGTCCTGGAGGGCATGGCCATCGCCGGCTACGCTGTGGGCGCCTCCCAGGGCTACATCTACGTCCGGGGCGAATACTACCTCTCCAAACACCGCCTCAACAAGGCCATCGAGCAGGCCCGGGCCAAGGGCTTCCTGGGGAAAAACCTCTTCGGCACCGACTTCTCCTTCGATATCGAGGTGCGCTCGGGTTTTGGCTGCTACATCTGCGGCGAGGAGACCGCCCTTATCGAATCCATCGAAGGCAAACGGGGCTACCCCCGCATGAAGCCGCCTTTTCCGGGCGTGGCGGGCCTGTGGGGCAAACCCACCATCGTCAACAATGTGGAAACTCTGGCCAGCGTGCCGGCCATCATTGAAAAGGGCGGCGCCTGGTACAAGAGCCTGGGCACCCCGGACACCACCGGCACCAAGATCTACCAGATCATCGGCCACGTCAAAACGCCGCAGATCGTGGAGGTGCCGGCGGGCATCACCTTGAGGGAGCTCATCGACACTTACGGCGGCGGCATGCGCCCGGGGAGCACCTTCAAGTTCTGCCAGACCGGAGGCGCCTCCGCCGGCATCGTCACCGCCGCGGCCCTGGACACACCTCTCGACTTCGGCTCCATGGCCCAAGTGGGGGGTGCTTTGGGCTCCGGCACCATGCTGGTCATGGACCAGAACACCTGCGTGGTGGACTTCGTGAGGGCCGTGGCCAAGTTCTTCGCCCACGAATCCTGCGGCCAGTGCACCCCCTGCCGGGAAGGCACGCCCGTGATCCTGAAGACCATCAACCGCATCTGCCAGGGGCAGGGCACCCTGGACGACCTGGCCCTCCTGGAACGCCTGGGCGCCGCCATGATCGACGCCTCCTTCTGCCCCTTGGGCCAGACCGCCCCGGCGCCGTTCTTAAGCGCCTACAAAAACTTCCGCCAGGAATTCGAAGACCACGTCACCAAAAAAATCTGCCCCACCGGGGTGTGCAAACTTAGGTAA
- a CDS encoding sugar phosphate nucleotidyltransferase, whose amino-acid sequence MKAAILAAGLGTRLLPLTRVLPKALVPVCHRPLLGIILDQLAEAGCVQVAVNTHHLGEEILHFLGRGGPWGLQVQVSHEPEILGTGGGLRHLARLLGGGPLLAINADILTDLDFAALFARRDLEAAATLVVHDRPPYNNVWLNGESRVCGVGERPAAAVGPPVAYTGIQVVGPQMLDWLPGEGPLDLVAAWRQALAAGVRLAALKVSGHFWQDVGSRESYLMAHRRLLSGESPALARLLGPLADPLIPPDAQVAPGVRFGPGVVLGHRVRVAEEAWLENTVVLDDARLAAGVSLSGCVVAPGVRVTASARDEIIV is encoded by the coding sequence ATGAAGGCGGCCATCCTGGCGGCGGGTCTGGGCACCCGACTGCTGCCCCTGACCCGCGTCCTCCCCAAGGCCCTGGTGCCGGTGTGTCACCGGCCGCTTCTGGGGATCATCCTGGACCAGCTGGCGGAGGCCGGCTGTGTGCAGGTGGCGGTGAACACCCACCACCTGGGGGAGGAGATCCTGCATTTCCTGGGGCGCGGGGGGCCCTGGGGCTTGCAGGTGCAGGTGAGCCATGAGCCGGAGATCCTGGGGACCGGCGGGGGTCTCCGCCACCTGGCCCGCCTCCTGGGCGGCGGCCCGCTGCTGGCCATCAATGCCGACATCCTCACGGACCTGGACTTTGCGGCCCTCTTCGCCCGCCGGGACCTTGAGGCCGCGGCCACTCTGGTGGTCCACGACCGGCCGCCCTACAACAATGTCTGGCTCAATGGGGAAAGCCGGGTCTGCGGGGTGGGGGAACGGCCGGCTGCGGCGGTGGGGCCGCCGGTGGCCTACACCGGCATCCAGGTGGTGGGGCCTCAGATGCTGGACTGGCTCCCCGGGGAGGGCCCCCTGGACCTGGTGGCGGCCTGGCGGCAGGCCCTGGCGGCCGGGGTGCGGCTGGCGGCGCTTAAGGTGTCGGGCCATTTCTGGCAGGATGTGGGCAGCCGGGAGAGTTATCTCATGGCCCACCGGCGACTGTTATCCGGGGAATCTCCGGCGCTTGCCCGGCTCCTCGGCCCTTTGGCCGACCCTTTGATCCCCCCGGATGCCCAGGTGGCCCCCGGGGTCCGTTTCGGGCCGGGGGTGGTGCTGGGGCACCGGGTGCGGGTGGCGGAAGAGGCCTGGCTGGAAAACACCGTGGTGCTGGACGATGCCCGCCTGGCTGCCGGGGTGAGTCTTAGTGGCTGCGTGGTGGCCCCGGGAGTGCGGGTGACCGCCTCGGCCCGGGACGAGATTATCGTTTAA
- a CDS encoding adenosine-specific kinase encodes MELVVEKLLLPEGSNLILGQSHFIKTVEDLYEIMVSSVPGAKFGLAFCEASGECLIRTEGNDPELIAAATENARRLAAGHTFVLLLRDAFPINVLNAIKLCPEVCRLFCATANPLEVVLAQTEQGRGILGVVDGFSPKGVEAEHGRAWRHDLLRKLGYKK; translated from the coding sequence ATGGAACTGGTGGTGGAAAAACTGCTCCTCCCCGAAGGCTCCAATTTGATTCTGGGGCAGAGCCATTTCATCAAGACGGTGGAAGACCTTTACGAGATCATGGTGAGCTCGGTGCCGGGGGCCAAATTCGGGCTGGCCTTTTGTGAGGCCTCCGGGGAGTGCCTCATCCGCACCGAGGGCAACGACCCGGAGCTCATCGCCGCGGCCACGGAAAACGCCCGTCGGCTGGCCGCCGGCCACACCTTTGTGCTGCTGCTGCGGGACGCCTTCCCCATCAATGTGCTGAACGCCATCAAGCTGTGCCCCGAGGTCTGCCGCCTCTTCTGCGCCACCGCCAATCCCCTGGAGGTGGTGCTGGCCCAGACCGAGCAGGGCCGGGGGATTTTGGGGGTGGTGGACGGCTTCTCCCCCAAGGGGGTGGAGGCGGAACACGGCCGGGCCTGGCGCCACGACCTGCTCCGGAAGCTGGGGTATAAGAAGTGA